The Lagopus muta isolate bLagMut1 chromosome 4, bLagMut1 primary, whole genome shotgun sequence genome has a window encoding:
- the DAPP1 gene encoding dual adapter for phosphotyrosine and 3-phosphotyrosine and 3-phosphoinositide produces the protein MTQRREPSAHLDEELRALGWYHYNLTRHAAEALLLSNGKDGSYLLRKSNEREDLYSLSVRGKDSVKHFHVEYTGTSLKFGFNEFSSLKELVMHFANQPLIGSETGTLIVLKHPYPHEVEEPSIYESVRVHTAMQTGRTENDLVPNAPSLGTKEGYLIKQGKIVKNWKTRWFTLHRNELKYFKDQTATEPIRALDLTECSAVQFDYSQERVNCFCLVFPLRTYYLCAKTGIEADEWIKILRWKLSQIRKQVEQRNAPSSQLHP, from the exons ATGACCCAGCGCCGGGAGCCGAGCGCCCATCTGGACGAGGAGCTGCGGGCGCTGGG GTGGTATCATTATAACCTTACTCGACATGCAGCAGAAGCCCTGCTTCTTTCCAATGGGAAGGATGGAAGCTATCTCTTGAGGAAGAGTAACGAAAGGGAAGATTTGTATTCCCTCTCTGTAAG GGGAAAGgattctgtgaaacattttCATGTTGAATATACAGGAACCTCACTCAAATTCGGATTTAATGAATTTTCCAGCTTGAAGGAGTTAGTCATGCATTTTGCAAATCAACCTTTAATTGGAAGTGAAACAG gaACCTTAATTGTATTGAAGCATCCCTACCCACATGAAGTGGAGGAGCCATCTATTTATGAGTCTGTCCGAGTTCACACAGCAATGCagacaggaagaacagaaaatgatcTTGTTCCAAATGCTCCCTCA CTTGGTACTAAAGAAGGATATTTGATAAAACAAGGCAAAATTGTCAAG AACTGGAAGACAAGGTGGTTTACACTGCATAGGAATGaacttaaatatttcaaagaccAGACA gccACAGAACCAATTCGGGCACTCGACTTAACTGAATGCTCAGCAGTGCAGTTTGACTATTCCCAAGAAAGAGTCAACTGTTTCTG CTTAGTGTTCCCACTAAGAACATACTACCTGTGTGCAAAAACTGGAATAGAAGCAGATGAGTGGATTAAAATACTGCGATGGAAACTG TCACAAATACGGAAACAAGTGGAGCAGCGCAATGCCCCCAGTTCCCAGTTGCACCCCTAA